In Jejubacter calystegiae, the following are encoded in one genomic region:
- the rpoZ gene encoding DNA-directed RNA polymerase subunit omega gives MARVTVQDAVEKIGNRFDLVLVAARRARQMQVGGKDPLVPEENDKTTVIALREIEEGLINNQILDVRERQEQQEQEAAEIQAVTAIAEGRR, from the coding sequence ATGGCACGCGTAACTGTTCAGGACGCTGTAGAGAAAATTGGTAACCGTTTTGACCTGGTACTGGTCGCCGCGCGTCGCGCTCGTCAGATGCAGGTAGGCGGCAAAGATCCGCTGGTACCGGAAGAAAACGATAAAACGACCGTTATCGCACTGCGCGAAATCGAAGAAGGTCTGATCAATAATCAGATCCTTGATGTGCGCGAGCGCCAGGAGCAGCAGGAGCAGGAAGCCGCTGAAATCCAGGCCGTCACCGCTATTGCCGAAGGCCGTCGTTAA